Proteins from a genomic interval of Pirellulales bacterium:
- a CDS encoding amino acid permease has protein sequence MSSADGPTDPPSGGQPAHAAHVVVVNSVMFKFISYWRVAAVVLCDLASTAYYIGGIVESSIGAVAPWFILAVMLFSYAVRNVYIESCSLFVRGGVYRIVKEALGSFLAKLAVSALMFDYILTGPISGVSAGQYIIGLVFAIAKYLGHPVAPATADTLQTWGSVIIACLITIYFFRQNLLGIHESSGKALKIMMATTVMAVIILAWCGVTLAVNGVAKSADGTRNALPMLPDLTVKADPTTGQPINPLGFLGETKVAHELASLKGAPATNWLSLVGVFGILVAFGHSILAMSGEETLAQVYREVESPKLKNFKRAALIVFIYSLVLTVGISFLAVLLIPDDVRMKEYSLNLIGGLAMSVVGPMFIRILLNAFVVGVGFLILAGAVNTAIIGSNGVLNRVAEDGVMPDWFLKPHSKFGTTYRVLALILLLQLFTIVASHGDVIVLGEAYAFGVVWSFVFQSLAMVVLRFRDRRPREFKVPLNITIRKVEIPIGLLLVFLVLIAAAVTNLFTKDVATRWGIGFTAGFMLVFTTSEQYYVRKRRGSKHEHREQFNRETTPQITLTGLGLDKKPYRKLVAIRSPNNLFMLEKAIAESDPATTFVIVMTAKLDPTGALEQPDHELDTYDQRLMTAVVERAEKSGKEVIPLIVPTNNPLFAVVRTAHDLEVQELIVGVSNKNTADEQLDQVALYWFNVCEGSPKPITVRIVSRDREVHLDLAGGNRVPKISERQARSVAELRAAGVGVSRVVLVHDGTSASHDLFQSVLTMLDPQVHLDLAVVAADGLQPAEIHTALGAEERRAKQLGRELSIITIAGQPGPEIARLARDGRYDLIIAAMPEQWPSANGRRIVAWLDFLLEHAPCPVFVAAAAAIPMEVDNEDETPTTKPTR, from the coding sequence ATGTCCTCTGCCGATGGCCCAACCGATCCTCCCTCCGGAGGCCAGCCAGCTCACGCGGCCCACGTCGTCGTCGTCAACAGCGTGATGTTCAAGTTCATCTCGTATTGGCGCGTCGCGGCCGTGGTGCTCTGCGATTTGGCGAGCACCGCCTATTACATTGGCGGGATTGTCGAGTCGTCGATCGGGGCAGTGGCGCCGTGGTTCATTCTGGCGGTCATGCTTTTTAGCTACGCCGTGCGGAATGTATACATCGAGAGCTGTTCGCTCTTCGTGCGCGGCGGGGTCTACCGGATCGTCAAAGAAGCGCTCGGCAGCTTTCTGGCGAAGCTGGCCGTCTCCGCCTTGATGTTCGACTACATCCTCACCGGCCCGATCAGCGGTGTCTCGGCGGGGCAGTACATCATCGGGCTGGTGTTCGCGATTGCCAAGTATCTCGGCCATCCCGTGGCGCCCGCCACGGCCGACACGCTTCAGACCTGGGGATCCGTGATCATCGCATGCCTGATCACCATCTATTTCTTCCGCCAAAATCTGCTCGGCATTCATGAGTCGAGCGGCAAGGCGCTCAAGATCATGATGGCCACCACCGTGATGGCGGTGATCATCTTGGCTTGGTGCGGAGTGACCTTGGCGGTCAACGGAGTGGCGAAGAGCGCGGATGGAACAAGGAACGCCTTGCCGATGTTGCCCGATCTGACGGTAAAGGCCGATCCGACGACCGGACAGCCGATCAATCCGCTTGGCTTCCTCGGCGAGACCAAGGTGGCCCATGAATTGGCCTCGCTCAAGGGCGCTCCCGCCACGAATTGGCTCAGCCTCGTCGGCGTGTTCGGCATTCTCGTGGCCTTCGGCCACTCGATCCTGGCCATGAGCGGAGAGGAAACGCTTGCTCAAGTGTATCGCGAGGTCGAATCGCCGAAATTGAAAAACTTCAAGCGGGCTGCGCTCATCGTCTTCATATATAGTCTCGTGCTGACTGTCGGGATCAGCTTTCTCGCCGTGCTCTTGATCCCCGACGACGTGCGGATGAAAGAATACTCGCTCAACCTGATCGGCGGGCTGGCGATGAGCGTCGTCGGGCCGATGTTCATCCGCATTCTGCTCAACGCCTTCGTGGTCGGCGTCGGCTTCCTGATTCTGGCGGGAGCGGTGAACACTGCCATCATTGGCTCGAACGGCGTCTTGAATCGCGTGGCGGAAGACGGCGTCATGCCGGACTGGTTCCTCAAGCCGCACTCGAAGTTCGGGACGACCTACCGCGTGCTGGCGCTCATCCTGCTTCTGCAGCTTTTCACGATCGTCGCCAGCCACGGCGACGTGATCGTGCTCGGCGAGGCGTATGCCTTCGGCGTCGTTTGGAGCTTCGTGTTTCAGTCGCTGGCGATGGTCGTTTTGCGATTCCGCGACCGGCGTCCGCGCGAGTTCAAGGTGCCGCTCAATATCACGATCCGCAAGGTTGAAATCCCGATTGGCCTCTTGCTGGTGTTTCTGGTGCTCATCGCGGCTGCCGTGACGAACCTGTTCACGAAAGACGTGGCCACGCGGTGGGGCATCGGTTTCACCGCCGGCTTCATGCTCGTGTTCACCACGAGCGAGCAGTATTACGTGCGCAAGCGCCGCGGGAGCAAGCACGAGCATCGCGAGCAATTCAACCGCGAGACCACGCCGCAGATCACGCTCACCGGATTGGGACTCGACAAGAAGCCGTATCGCAAGCTGGTCGCCATCCGTTCGCCGAACAACCTGTTCATGCTTGAAAAGGCGATCGCCGAATCGGACCCGGCCACGACGTTCGTGATCGTGATGACGGCCAAGCTCGATCCCACCGGCGCCCTGGAGCAGCCGGACCATGAATTGGACACCTACGACCAGCGATTGATGACCGCCGTGGTCGAGCGGGCCGAGAAAAGCGGCAAGGAAGTCATTCCGCTGATCGTGCCGACCAATAATCCGCTATTTGCGGTGGTCCGCACCGCGCACGATCTCGAAGTGCAGGAATTGATCGTCGGCGTGTCGAACAAGAACACGGCCGACGAGCAGCTCGATCAAGTCGCGCTCTACTGGTTCAACGTCTGCGAGGGGAGTCCGAAGCCGATCACCGTGCGGATTGTCAGCCGCGATCGTGAGGTGCATCTCGATCTGGCGGGCGGCAATCGCGTGCCCAAGATCAGCGAGCGGCAAGCCCGCTCCGTCGCCGAGCTGCGCGCGGCCGGCGTGGGCGTCAGTCGCGTCGTATTGGTGCACGACGGCACCTCGGCCAGTCACGACTTGTTCCAATCCGTGTTGACGATGCTCGATCCACAGGTCCACCTCGATCTCGCCGTCGTTGCGGCCGACGGCCTGCAACCGGCTGAAATTCACACGGCGCTGGGCGCCGAGGAACGCCGGGCGAAGCAGCTCGGCCGCGAACTATCGATCATCACGATCGCGGGTCAGCCCGGTCCGGAGATCGCGCGGCTGGCGCGCGACGGGCGTTACGACCTAATCATCGCCGCCATGCCCGAGCAATGGCCCTCGGCCAACGGTCGTCGCATCGTCGCCTGGCTCGACTTCCTCCTCGAACATGCCCCCTGCCCGGTGTTCGTCGCGGCCGCGGCGGCGATCCCGATGGAAGTCGATAACGAGGATGAAACGCCGACAACCAAGCCAACGCGTTGA
- a CDS encoding P-II family nitrogen regulator — protein MKMIVAIIRPDRLDAVIAALDEREVHLMTVSDVRGCGRQRGYTEMYRGAEYKTRLLPKVKLEIAVNENFVAAAMEAIVTAGRSEGGGQVGDGKIFVLSLEDCVRIRTGEQGMVAIGP, from the coding sequence ATGAAAATGATCGTAGCAATCATCCGTCCCGACCGATTAGACGCCGTCATTGCAGCCCTCGACGAGCGCGAAGTGCATCTGATGACTGTCAGCGACGTGCGCGGCTGCGGCCGCCAGCGCGGCTACACCGAAATGTATCGCGGCGCCGAATACAAGACTCGCTTGCTGCCGAAAGTTAAGCTGGAAATCGCCGTCAACGAAAACTTCGTCGCTGCCGCGATGGAAGCGATCGTGACCGCCGGCCGCTCCGAGGGGGGCGGCCAGGTCGGCGATGGCAAGATCTTCGTCCTCTCGCTCGAAGACTGCGTGCGAATCCGCACCGGCGAGCAAGGGATGGTCGCCATCGGCCCGTGA
- a CDS encoding ammonium transporter — protein sequence MKARLRDKNRLRLSEKVTRLRMRLRDPEWRRYAKLVMVGKVLGVGAVLFAMIVVPKLIAEAPKLLGTTAMAADAPTAVDSKAPDSKAPDSKTPDAKAPDAKAGDTKTADQKPPDAKPADAPPPDPYAAVKPGDIVNPVNTTWTLVAAFLVFGMQVGFTMLEAGFCRSRETVNVLMECIVDTCLCGILFYAFGYAFMFSHGNGFIGYHWFFLQDAPQTYEATGVAFLAHWIFQFAFADTCSTITSGAMIGRTGFFGDLLYSICVSGFIYPIIGHWAWGPDGFLATMGSASTDGTWTFLPTFGMNFHDFAGSTVVHTIGGFIALAGSIVLGPRLGRKFKRDGGGPMLPHDLTIAASGGLILWFGWYGFNPGSTLSAMDFDGIGRVAANTTLAACAAGLTAMLTAYIPSKKWDVSFTVNGFLAGLVAITCPCYWVSPTGAIALGGIAGILVVLGVELLEWLRIDDPIGAVPVHGFAGIWGTLSLGLFACGQYSAAGSDKISPDLSSKLTGLFYGGGTQVLFAQMIGSAIITAATFGVSMAVMLAVNATGALRVSKEGELHGLDLHEHGISAYPEYVISAVAAPAGMPRDTVNMGPGGTT from the coding sequence GTGAAGGCCAGGCTTAGAGACAAAAACCGACTGCGGCTCTCGGAGAAGGTGACCCGGCTGCGAATGCGGCTGCGCGACCCCGAATGGCGGCGCTACGCCAAACTGGTGATGGTTGGCAAGGTGCTCGGGGTCGGTGCTGTTCTGTTTGCCATGATTGTCGTGCCCAAGCTGATTGCCGAGGCCCCAAAGCTGCTCGGCACGACAGCGATGGCTGCCGACGCTCCCACAGCGGTTGACTCCAAGGCGCCTGACTCCAAGGCGCCTGACTCAAAGACGCCGGACGCAAAAGCGCCAGATGCCAAGGCAGGCGACACCAAGACAGCCGACCAGAAGCCGCCCGACGCCAAGCCGGCCGACGCGCCTCCGCCTGATCCCTATGCGGCAGTGAAACCGGGCGACATTGTGAATCCGGTGAATACAACTTGGACCCTGGTGGCCGCGTTTCTCGTGTTCGGGATGCAGGTTGGCTTCACGATGCTCGAAGCAGGGTTCTGCCGCTCGAGAGAGACCGTGAACGTGCTCATGGAGTGCATCGTCGACACGTGCCTTTGCGGAATTCTGTTCTATGCGTTCGGATACGCGTTCATGTTCAGCCACGGGAATGGATTCATCGGGTATCACTGGTTCTTCCTGCAGGATGCGCCGCAGACCTATGAGGCAACCGGCGTGGCATTCTTGGCGCATTGGATATTCCAGTTTGCGTTTGCCGACACGTGCTCGACCATCACCTCGGGGGCCATGATCGGGCGAACTGGGTTTTTCGGCGATCTGCTCTATAGCATTTGCGTGTCGGGTTTCATTTACCCGATCATCGGCCACTGGGCCTGGGGTCCGGATGGCTTTTTGGCCACGATGGGGTCGGCATCGACCGACGGGACTTGGACTTTCTTACCGACATTCGGCATGAATTTCCACGACTTCGCCGGATCGACGGTCGTCCATACGATTGGCGGTTTTATCGCGTTAGCCGGTTCGATTGTGCTTGGCCCGCGGTTGGGGCGCAAGTTCAAGCGCGATGGAGGCGGCCCAATGCTGCCGCACGACCTGACCATTGCAGCGAGCGGCGGTCTGATTCTGTGGTTTGGTTGGTACGGCTTCAATCCAGGCAGCACACTCTCGGCGATGGATTTCGATGGGATCGGGCGAGTTGCGGCGAATACGACTTTGGCTGCTTGTGCGGCAGGCTTGACGGCCATGCTGACCGCTTACATTCCGAGCAAGAAATGGGATGTCAGCTTTACCGTCAATGGATTCCTCGCGGGCTTGGTGGCGATTACCTGCCCATGCTATTGGGTCAGCCCGACCGGCGCGATCGCGCTCGGCGGTATCGCCGGCATTCTCGTCGTGCTGGGTGTCGAGTTGCTCGAATGGCTGCGAATCGACGATCCGATCGGCGCTGTCCCGGTACACGGCTTTGCCGGGATCTGGGGCACATTGTCGCTCGGCCTCTTTGCCTGCGGCCAATACTCGGCGGCGGGGAGCGACAAGATTTCCCCGGACCTTTCCTCGAAGCTCACCGGCCTCTTCTATGGAGGCGGCACGCAAGTGCTCTTCGCCCAGATGATCGGCAGTGCCATCATCACGGCGGCCACGTTTGGGGTTTCGATGGCGGTCATGCTCGCGGTCAATGCCACCGGCGCGCTCCGTGTCTCGAAGGAAGGGGAGTTGCACGGCCTTGATTTGCACGAGCACGGCATCTCGGCTTACCCCGAGTATGTCATCTCGGCAGTGGCAGCCCCGGCCGGAATGCCGCGCGACACGGTCAACATGGGCCCTGGAGGGACGACGTAG